A genomic stretch from Dyella sp. M7H15-1 includes:
- a CDS encoding tail fiber protein has protein sequence MTQPFIGEIQLLGFNFAPIDWAFCNGATLNVLQNTALFSLIGTLYGGNGQTTFQLPNLTTRAACSQGQGTGLSPRTAGETFGEASVALLTTEIPAHNHGFLIYDQTDATQRTAGPLANSALQMPQHANPFPPQGTNPNGNFASTMLGMTGQNIPHENCQPSLAINYCIALYGNFPSFG, from the coding sequence ATGACTCAGCCATTTATTGGTGAAATCCAGCTGCTAGGCTTCAACTTTGCGCCGATTGACTGGGCATTCTGCAACGGCGCTACCTTGAACGTCCTGCAAAACACCGCGCTGTTTTCGTTGATCGGCACCCTCTACGGCGGCAATGGCCAAACCACCTTCCAGCTTCCCAATTTGACCACGCGTGCAGCCTGCAGCCAGGGACAAGGCACGGGCCTCAGCCCGCGTACTGCAGGTGAAACCTTCGGCGAAGCCAGCGTAGCCTTGCTGACCACGGAAATACCTGCACACAACCACGGCTTCCTGATCTATGACCAAACCGATGCGACACAACGCACCGCTGGCCCGCTCGCCAACAGCGCATTACAGATGCCCCAGCACGCCAATCCATTCCCACCGCAAGGCACTAACCCCAACGGGAATTTTGCTTCGACCATGTTGGGCATGACTGGTCAAAACATACCTCATGAAAACTGCCAGCCGTCACTGGCCATCAATTACTGCATCGCCTTGTACGGCAACTTTCCATCATTCGGCTAA
- a CDS encoding type III secretion system chaperone — translation MANTLPIEKNKFSELIVEAMRKLNISEEKISRISEKLEVDAQYEAPIYCAFEIDNVSTMLKWHKSSGVERVDAITVVCTLPRDHRRPKVLETLLEYNYKCHDGTPAHFGVNGQDEILMYFEQLLVEINAKKLVDLIMSAIYLSKRFDENYAVNRNNYEEIDFIKKFSSKA, via the coding sequence ATGGCTAATACATTACCTATTGAGAAAAATAAATTTTCGGAACTCATCGTTGAAGCGATGAGGAAGCTAAATATTTCGGAAGAAAAGATTTCCAGAATAAGTGAAAAGCTAGAAGTCGATGCGCAGTACGAAGCTCCTATCTATTGCGCATTCGAGATAGATAATGTGTCAACTATGCTGAAGTGGCATAAATCCTCAGGCGTTGAGCGTGTAGATGCAATCACTGTGGTATGCACCCTTCCACGCGATCATCGCCGTCCTAAGGTGTTAGAAACATTATTGGAATATAACTATAAATGCCACGATGGCACACCCGCCCATTTTGGGGTTAATGGACAAGACGAGATTTTGATGTACTTCGAACAGCTTCTCGTTGAGATTAACGCGAAAAAATTGGTCGACCTCATCATGTCAGCTATTTATCTGTCAAAACGCTTTGATGAAAATTATGCCGTGAACAGGAATAATTATGAAGAAATTGACTTTATTAAAAAATTTTCCTCTAAAGCTTAA
- a CDS encoding AI-2E family transporter: MLLFLHLLPALLAGLLVYELVHAMTPLLGRRISGDRARLVVVTLLGVIVVGLLTLLVAWLVSFFRKEMGDPDLLWQQQLMPLVEKAREQLPTAITNWLPDSVDELRVMALDLARKHAMSLQNVGKETARVLVRIMVGMVLGALVALNRARPPHQVGPLVGALGERCQHLAEAFHNIVFAQIKISLINTAATAIFLLGVLPLLGIHVPLSKTLVVITFLAGLLPVIGNLISNTAVTIAGLSVSVWVAVASLGFLIVIHKLEYFLNARIIGTQIRARAWELLVAMLIMEAAFGLAGLVAAPIYYAYLKSELESEGII, translated from the coding sequence ATGCTGCTGTTTCTGCACCTGCTGCCAGCTTTGCTGGCGGGTTTGCTGGTGTACGAACTGGTGCATGCCATGACGCCGCTACTCGGTCGCCGCATCTCCGGTGACCGTGCACGGTTGGTGGTAGTGACCCTACTGGGCGTGATCGTCGTCGGTCTTTTGACTTTGCTGGTCGCGTGGCTGGTGAGCTTCTTCCGCAAGGAAATGGGCGACCCCGATCTTTTGTGGCAGCAGCAACTGATGCCGCTGGTGGAAAAGGCGCGCGAGCAATTGCCCACGGCGATTACCAACTGGCTGCCGGATAGCGTGGATGAATTGCGTGTCATGGCGTTGGACCTAGCCCGCAAACACGCGATGAGTCTGCAAAACGTGGGCAAGGAAACGGCGCGGGTGCTGGTGCGCATCATGGTTGGGATGGTGTTGGGCGCGCTGGTAGCGCTCAATCGCGCCCGCCCGCCGCATCAGGTGGGGCCGCTGGTCGGGGCATTGGGAGAACGTTGCCAGCATCTGGCTGAGGCGTTTCATAACATTGTGTTCGCGCAAATCAAGATTTCGCTGATCAACACGGCAGCGACGGCCATCTTTCTGCTGGGTGTGCTGCCGCTGTTGGGGATTCACGTTCCTTTGTCCAAGACGCTGGTGGTGATCACCTTTCTGGCCGGCTTGCTGCCGGTGATCGGGAACCTGATTTCGAACACGGCGGTGACGATTGCCGGTTTGTCCGTATCCGTGTGGGTGGCCGTGGCATCGCTGGGTTTCCTGATTGTGATTCACAAGCTCGAATATTTTCTCAACGCACGCATCATTGGCACGCAGATACGTGCGCGCGCATGGGAATTGCTGGTGGCGATGCTGATCATGGAGGCAGCGTTTGGTTTGGCCGGGCTGGTTGCCGCGCCGATTTACTACGCGTATCTCAAGAGCGAGCTGGAGTCGGAAGGGATAATTTAG
- a CDS encoding tail fiber protein gives MSTPFVGEIRLFGFPRIPTGWLACDGSLQSISGYEVLYTLLGTTYGGDGQNTFGLPDLRGRVPLHQGTGNGLSPRPLGQSVGTESVDLTIVQLPLHTHIAYATTNQANATSPSSSVAPGTVASTDTMYSSNLTGARSFNLENSAVTYTGGSQPHDNTMPTLTASYCIAFEGLFPSQS, from the coding sequence ATGAGTACACCATTCGTCGGCGAAATCCGTCTGTTCGGGTTTCCACGCATTCCCACCGGTTGGCTGGCCTGTGATGGCAGCCTGCAATCCATTTCGGGTTACGAAGTGCTATACACGCTGCTTGGCACCACCTATGGAGGCGATGGACAAAATACCTTTGGCCTCCCCGACTTACGCGGCAGGGTGCCGTTGCATCAAGGCACGGGGAATGGCTTGAGTCCTCGTCCGCTGGGCCAGAGTGTCGGCACCGAAAGTGTCGACCTGACAATCGTCCAGTTGCCACTACACACGCACATCGCCTATGCAACGACTAACCAAGCCAATGCGACAAGCCCTTCTTCAAGCGTGGCACCCGGCACCGTGGCGAGCACCGACACCATGTATTCCAGCAATCTGACCGGCGCTCGGTCTTTCAACCTGGAAAACAGTGCCGTGACCTACACCGGCGGCAGTCAACCGCACGACAACACCATGCCCACTTTGACGGCGTCGTATTGCATCGCCTTCGAAGGCCTTTTTCCCTCGCAAAGCTGA
- a CDS encoding putative Ig domain-containing protein, translating to MAALLYKLLLVLSLAAFALMPITARAGNLSGCPASFEVPASGSATLNTFNCSDIYGSLDGLGTNYPAFDPDSSPPQGPDQVNTTNGTAVNVDDNDQYLQYTNNGNGNTTDSYVWVDANDINHTETISILNISTSSLPNATVGTAYSKTISGAGGTTSGYSFSSTTLPAGLSLSTSGVLSGTPTTAGSYSFTVTLSDSVVSVSRTYSSFTVANASISISPSTLPNGTVASAYSQTITASGGTSPYTYAIIAGALPAGLSLNSGSGTISGTPTAGGTFTVTVQATDAGSNTASKTYSSWTMAAPTITVSPSTLPAATQGSSYNQAITASGGTSPYTYAVTSGSLPSGVTLSSSGTLSGTPTVYGNFTFTVTATDNSTGTGPYTGSANYTLTVNASAPTITTSTVPNGTVGVSYSTTISASGGNSPYTFSLASGSLPPGLSLSSSGVFSGTPTAGGSYTFTVRVTDAASSTATKTYSNVTISAPTIMVSPSSLPSATQNSSYSQTVNASGGTSPYTYAVTSGSLPSGVTLNASSGALGGTPTVYGNFSFTVTATDSSSGTGPYTGSANYTLTVNASTPTITTSSVPNGTVGVSYNQTISASNGNPPYTFSISSGSLPPGLSLSSGGVISGTPTAGGSYTFTVKVTDANSNTATQTYSGVTIAAPTLSISPSNGTAFSATYATAYSQSFSGSGGTSPYTFHVSSGSLPAGVSLSSAGVLSGTPTQAGHFSFAITATDSSTGTGAPFTATDNYSLTVSNSTITLTPTTLTSGVAGVNYSATLSGSGGVAPYSFSVTSGSLPAGISLSSSGVLSGTPTAAGAFNVTITATDANSFTGSQAYTLTMTAATISLSPSSSTLTVATAESAYSQTFTASGGTAPYHYTVTSGSLPAGLSLTSAGVLSGTPTVSGAYTFSVTATDSSTGTGAPFTGMRSYSLSVNAPTLTITPTTLPNPQDAAAYSQQLQTRGGTGTYTYSVSQGSLPGGLSLSSGGLLSGTPAVNGAFSFTVMSKDSNNFTASQSYSVNVEQAVPVISNDEVTTPADQPVVIAIGSLDKGGPINSVVIATAPSHGNASVNGLHIVYTPATHYFGTDTLTFTATGPGGTSAAATLTIVVTSLAVPSVPEQTVIAMGSKPLTINAVRDASGAPYTAVTITQQPSTGHAVVSGTNIVYTPDAEASGRATLLYTLTNPFGTSVPITVTIINEPIPMAVSQNTTLVAGRTAQVNLTQGAQGGPFTGAALISVSPASAGTALIQAVSGGYQLKFVGAPAFSGNVVLTFTLSNAFATSTPATVTIAVSARPDPSKDAQVLGVLAAQVDATRNFALGQINNFQQRLEVLHGGGGSGGFQNNLSFSSDSMMMAQQRMLNVQNQGPIQRNWLDPQPQRAPSTATTALPDGYAVWTGGAINFGSRDSSASANGFNFNTSGISAGVDKRISPSFAVGGGFGYGHNDTHVGSNGSRMSGDSYSLAAYASYSPGESTFIDGVLGYQWLSFNTDRYVTVDGNRVNGHREGGQWFASFSGGYVWRKDAWMVSPYGRVDLAYADLDGYTEQGDDIYALHYQGETVSTSTTSLGVLTSYVFKLDNGMVMPQLRLEYGHDFQSASEATMSYADLQSAGEYYSAPVDRLARNHYMLGIGVNWQYAKGTTIRLEYDNEMDGSNQNSQTILLGIQIPFNP from the coding sequence ATGGCCGCGCTTTTGTACAAGCTGCTGCTGGTTTTATCTTTGGCGGCATTTGCCCTTATGCCGATCACAGCGCGAGCCGGTAATTTGAGCGGCTGCCCGGCCTCGTTTGAAGTGCCGGCCAGTGGTTCGGCAACGTTGAACACCTTCAATTGTTCCGATATCTACGGCAGCCTGGATGGTCTGGGTACCAACTACCCGGCCTTCGATCCCGACAGTTCGCCGCCGCAAGGTCCGGATCAGGTCAATACCACCAACGGCACGGCCGTCAACGTCGACGATAACGATCAATATCTGCAATACACCAACAACGGAAATGGCAACACGACGGATAGCTACGTCTGGGTCGATGCCAACGACATCAACCATACCGAAACCATCAGTATTCTCAACATCAGCACAAGCAGTCTCCCCAACGCTACGGTGGGCACGGCTTATAGCAAGACGATCTCCGGCGCGGGCGGTACGACTTCCGGTTACAGCTTCAGTTCGACAACCTTGCCGGCGGGGCTGTCGCTCAGCACTAGCGGTGTGTTGTCGGGTACGCCCACGACAGCCGGCAGCTACTCGTTCACTGTCACCTTGTCGGACAGTGTCGTGTCGGTCAGCCGAACCTATTCCAGTTTCACGGTTGCCAACGCCAGCATCAGCATTTCCCCCAGCACCCTGCCCAATGGCACGGTGGCTAGTGCCTACAGCCAAACGATTACCGCCAGCGGCGGCACGTCGCCTTATACCTATGCCATCATCGCCGGGGCTTTGCCGGCGGGATTGAGCCTCAACAGCGGCAGTGGCACGATATCGGGCACGCCCACCGCAGGCGGCACGTTTACGGTGACCGTGCAGGCAACGGATGCCGGCAGCAATACGGCCTCCAAGACGTATTCCAGTTGGACGATGGCGGCGCCCACCATCACCGTATCGCCATCGACCCTGCCGGCCGCGACGCAAGGCAGCAGTTACAACCAGGCTATCACCGCCAGCGGCGGTACCTCGCCTTACACTTATGCGGTGACCAGCGGCAGCTTGCCCAGTGGTGTCACGCTTTCCAGTAGCGGCACGCTCAGCGGTACGCCCACGGTGTATGGAAACTTCACCTTTACCGTCACCGCCACGGATAACAGCACCGGCACCGGGCCTTATACCGGCAGCGCCAATTACACGCTCACCGTGAATGCATCGGCGCCGACCATCACCACCAGTACGGTGCCCAACGGCACCGTGGGTGTGAGTTACAGCACAACGATCAGTGCAAGCGGCGGCAATTCGCCGTATACCTTCTCGCTGGCGTCGGGCAGTTTGCCGCCGGGTTTGAGTCTCAGCAGCAGCGGTGTATTTTCGGGCACGCCCACCGCGGGTGGCAGCTATACGTTCACCGTACGAGTGACGGATGCGGCTAGCAGCACGGCCACCAAGACCTATTCGAATGTCACGATCAGTGCGCCGACCATCATGGTGTCGCCGTCGAGCTTGCCAAGCGCCACGCAAAACAGCAGTTACAGCCAAACCGTCAACGCCAGTGGTGGTACGTCGCCTTACACCTATGCGGTGACCAGTGGCAGCTTGCCCAGCGGTGTCACGCTCAATGCGAGCAGTGGTGCCTTGGGCGGTACACCCACGGTGTACGGCAATTTCAGCTTCACCGTTACCGCCACGGATAGCAGCAGCGGTACCGGGCCGTATACCGGTAGCGCCAATTACACGCTGACCGTGAATGCATCGACGCCGACGATCACCACCAGCAGCGTACCCAACGGAACGGTCGGCGTGAGTTATAATCAGACTATTAGTGCAAGCAATGGCAATCCGCCATATACCTTCTCGATTTCGTCCGGCAGCTTACCGCCGGGTTTGAGCCTCAGCAGTGGCGGGGTGATTTCCGGTACGCCGACCGCGGGCGGCAGCTACACCTTTACGGTCAAGGTAACGGATGCGAACAGCAATACCGCGACACAGACCTACTCAGGTGTAACGATAGCTGCGCCGACGTTGTCTATATCGCCAAGCAACGGCACCGCCTTCAGCGCAACCTACGCTACAGCCTATTCGCAAAGCTTCAGCGGTAGTGGCGGAACGTCGCCGTATACCTTCCACGTGAGCAGCGGCAGTCTGCCGGCGGGTGTGAGTTTGTCGAGTGCTGGTGTGCTCTCCGGTACGCCCACGCAGGCGGGGCATTTCAGTTTTGCGATCACGGCGACCGACAGTTCCACCGGCACCGGCGCGCCGTTTACCGCCACGGACAATTACAGCCTGACGGTGAGTAACAGCACGATCACCCTAACCCCGACCACGCTTACCAGCGGTGTGGCGGGTGTCAATTATTCCGCGACGCTGAGCGGCAGCGGTGGCGTAGCGCCATACAGCTTCAGTGTGACGTCCGGCAGCTTGCCCGCGGGTATTTCCTTGAGTAGCAGCGGTGTCTTGAGCGGTACGCCAACAGCGGCGGGTGCGTTCAATGTCACGATCACCGCCACGGATGCGAACAGCTTTACCGGTAGCCAGGCGTATACGTTGACGATGACGGCCGCGACGATCAGCCTCAGTCCCAGTTCGTCGACCTTGACCGTGGCGACCGCGGAAAGCGCTTATTCGCAAACATTCACTGCTAGCGGCGGCACAGCCCCTTATCACTACACTGTAACATCGGGCAGTCTGCCGGCGGGTTTGAGCTTGACCAGTGCGGGTGTGCTATCGGGTACGCCGACGGTATCTGGTGCCTATACGTTCTCCGTCACGGCCACCGACAGCAGCACCGGTACGGGTGCGCCGTTCACGGGCATGCGCAGTTATTCGCTCTCCGTCAATGCACCGACGCTAACGATAACGCCTACCACCTTGCCAAATCCGCAAGATGCAGCGGCATATAGCCAGCAGTTGCAAACCCGTGGTGGTACGGGCACGTACACCTATTCGGTCAGCCAGGGCAGCTTGCCCGGCGGGCTTAGCTTGAGCTCGGGCGGCTTGCTGTCCGGCACACCTGCGGTGAATGGTGCATTCTCGTTTACGGTGATGTCTAAGGACAGCAACAACTTCACCGCATCGCAAAGCTATAGTGTGAATGTCGAGCAGGCCGTGCCCGTTATCAGCAATGATGAGGTGACCACGCCTGCCGATCAGCCAGTGGTCATCGCTATCGGGTCACTGGATAAGGGCGGGCCGATCAACAGCGTCGTCATCGCCACAGCACCTTCGCATGGCAATGCCAGTGTGAACGGTTTGCATATCGTGTACACACCGGCCACCCATTATTTTGGTACCGATACACTCACCTTTACGGCCACCGGGCCGGGCGGCACCTCGGCAGCGGCCACCCTAACCATTGTGGTCACATCGCTGGCGGTACCCTCTGTGCCGGAACAAACCGTGATCGCGATGGGTTCCAAACCGTTGACCATCAATGCAGTGCGCGATGCCAGTGGCGCGCCGTACACCGCGGTAACGATCACGCAGCAGCCAAGCACTGGGCATGCGGTGGTATCGGGTACCAACATCGTCTACACGCCTGATGCCGAGGCATCGGGACGGGCAACGCTGCTGTATACCTTGACCAATCCGTTCGGTACTTCCGTGCCGATCACCGTCACCATCATCAACGAACCGATTCCGATGGCGGTATCGCAAAACACCACGCTAGTCGCCGGTCGAACGGCACAGGTGAATTTGACCCAGGGCGCGCAGGGTGGACCGTTCACGGGTGCTGCGCTGATATCGGTGTCACCCGCCTCGGCGGGCACGGCATTGATCCAAGCGGTATCCGGCGGTTATCAATTGAAGTTTGTCGGCGCACCTGCGTTTAGCGGCAACGTGGTGCTGACATTCACACTCTCCAATGCGTTCGCGACTTCCACTCCGGCGACCGTGACGATTGCTGTATCGGCGCGTCCTGATCCATCGAAAGATGCGCAAGTGCTAGGCGTGCTTGCCGCGCAGGTCGACGCGACTCGCAACTTTGCACTAGGTCAGATCAACAACTTCCAGCAGCGTCTGGAAGTACTGCATGGCGGGGGTGGTAGCGGTGGATTCCAGAACAACCTGAGTTTCAGTTCCGACAGCATGATGATGGCGCAACAACGCATGCTCAATGTGCAGAATCAGGGGCCCATCCAACGCAATTGGCTTGATCCGCAACCACAAAGGGCCCCGTCCACGGCCACCACGGCGCTGCCGGATGGTTATGCGGTATGGACGGGTGGTGCGATCAATTTCGGGTCGCGCGACAGCAGCGCCAGTGCAAACGGCTTCAACTTCAACACCAGCGGGATCAGTGCGGGTGTCGATAAACGTATCTCGCCATCGTTTGCGGTAGGTGGTGGTTTTGGCTACGGCCATAACGATACCCATGTTGGTAGCAACGGCAGCCGCATGAGTGGGGACAGTTACAGCCTGGCCGCTTATGCGAGCTACAGCCCTGGCGAGTCTACCTTTATCGATGGCGTGCTTGGCTATCAGTGGCTTTCGTTCAATACAGATCGTTACGTAACGGTCGACGGCAATCGGGTCAACGGTCATCGCGAGGGCGGGCAGTGGTTCGCTTCGTTCTCGGGTGGCTATGTGTGGCGCAAGGATGCATGGATGGTCTCGCCGTATGGACGTGTCGATCTTGCGTATGCGGACCTCGACGGTTACACCGAACAAGGTGACGACATCTATGCGCTGCATTACCAAGGTGAGACGGTCAGTACTAGTACCACCAGTTTGGGTGTGCTGACGAGTTATGTCTTCAAGCTCGACAACGGTATGGTCATGCCGCAACTGCGCCTTGAATATGGGCACGATTTCCAGAGCGCCAGCGAAGCGACGATGAGTTATGCGGATCTGCAATCGGCAGGCGAATATTACAGTGCACCGGTCGATCGCCTGGCGCGCAATCACTACATGCTTGGCATAGGCGTCAATTGGCAATACGCCAAAGGGACGACCATACGGCTGGAATACGACAATGAAATGGATGGCAGCAATCAGAACAGCCAGACCATCCTGCTGGGGATACAGATACCCTTCAACCCATAA
- the plsB gene encoding glycerol-3-phosphate 1-O-acyltransferase PlsB — MPTMTTAETTYRSRAPWWFNLTGHLLEPWVRIRRDPAEPAALLKSSAPVCYVIERDGFSDALILDRACREAGLPSPMQSLAHTRRKRSVFALARRDGEVFGRNRKHSPNEPIGQLIRSLKGFPERDIQIVPVSIYVGRAPSRETGWFRVLFSENWVMVGRFRRMLALLLNGRDTIVHFSAPVSLRTVMDESRELQPERFARKIARVLRTHFRRIRAAVIGPDLSHRRTVVDAVLNAEPVRTAITATASKEGISYAKAWERAHKMTMEIAADYSHPVVRSLSFLLRNFWNKLYDGITMHHFDKARAAAPGYEVVYVPSHRSHADYLLMSYQLYASGVVVPHIAAGVNLNLPLIGPLLRRGGAFFLRRSFKGNALYPVVFNEYLAQLIDRGVPIEYFIEGGRSRTGRLLAPRAGLLTMTVRAFLRAPRRPVLFQPVYIGYEKLTEGKSYAGELSGQPKEKESLIGLIRSLSVLRQRYGHVALNFGEPIELMPMLDATSKDWRNTTGDANTKPEWLNSVVDKLAEQIQININRAADVNPINLLALALLSTPKHAMAENDLLTQLELMKSLLQELPYSDRITLTPMAPDAIGAYGEQMGWITRVRHPLGDVLTVESESAVLLSYFRNNVQHLIAPAAWVACCFLNNRRMTRASILRLGRIIYPFIRGELFLPWDSEGFGQQLQATVDFFVRRGLLEARGEGRVLERGPGQDDAAYQLKVIARSLIQAFERYYITIAALVKNGPHTISAAELENICTLTAQRLSLLSELSAPEFFDKALFRGFIHKLRERRVVWTDDGGKLDYDIALEDMVRDARVILSREMRHSILKITGGDPEKESAHPAAAPAEQPVSVTQTESEKLGEQQELPLNTSEELHERHVATERHEHEREHAPVDHDKNR; from the coding sequence ATGCCGACTATGACGACCGCGGAAACCACCTACCGCAGCCGCGCCCCCTGGTGGTTCAACCTCACCGGGCACCTGCTTGAGCCCTGGGTACGCATCCGCCGCGACCCCGCCGAACCAGCCGCGCTGCTGAAAAGCAGCGCCCCGGTTTGCTATGTCATCGAGCGCGACGGCTTTTCCGATGCGCTGATCCTGGATCGCGCCTGCCGCGAGGCGGGCCTGCCCAGCCCGATGCAATCGCTGGCGCATACGCGCCGCAAGCGCTCCGTCTTTGCGCTTGCCCGCCGCGACGGCGAAGTGTTCGGGCGCAACCGCAAGCACTCACCCAATGAGCCTATCGGTCAGTTGATCCGCTCGCTGAAAGGTTTTCCCGAACGTGATATCCAGATCGTGCCGGTGTCGATCTACGTCGGCCGAGCACCTTCGCGTGAAACCGGCTGGTTCCGTGTGCTGTTCTCGGAAAACTGGGTAATGGTCGGCCGCTTCCGGCGCATGCTCGCCTTGCTGCTGAATGGTCGCGACACCATCGTGCACTTCTCCGCACCCGTGTCGCTGCGCACGGTCATGGATGAAAGCCGCGAACTGCAGCCAGAGCGCTTCGCCCGCAAGATAGCGCGTGTACTGCGCACCCACTTCCGCCGCATTCGCGCGGCGGTGATCGGGCCGGACCTTTCGCACCGGCGCACCGTGGTCGACGCCGTGCTCAATGCCGAACCCGTGCGTACCGCGATCACGGCTACCGCCTCCAAGGAAGGTATCAGCTACGCCAAGGCGTGGGAACGCGCGCACAAGATGACGATGGAAATTGCCGCCGACTATTCGCATCCCGTCGTGCGCTCGCTGTCATTTCTCCTGCGCAATTTCTGGAACAAGCTGTACGATGGCATCACCATGCATCACTTTGACAAAGCCCGCGCCGCTGCGCCCGGCTACGAAGTGGTGTACGTGCCCAGCCATCGCAGCCACGCCGACTATCTGCTGATGTCGTATCAGTTATACGCCTCTGGCGTGGTGGTGCCGCATATCGCCGCTGGTGTGAACCTCAATCTGCCGCTGATTGGGCCGCTCCTGCGCCGTGGCGGCGCGTTCTTCCTGCGCCGCAGCTTCAAGGGCAATGCGCTGTATCCGGTGGTGTTCAACGAATACCTGGCACAGCTTATTGATCGCGGGGTACCGATCGAATATTTCATCGAAGGCGGACGCTCGCGCACCGGCCGACTGCTGGCGCCACGCGCCGGACTGCTCACCATGACCGTACGCGCCTTCCTGCGCGCACCACGCCGCCCAGTGCTGTTCCAGCCCGTCTACATCGGCTACGAAAAGCTGACCGAAGGTAAGAGCTACGCTGGCGAGCTATCCGGCCAGCCGAAGGAAAAAGAATCGCTGATCGGCCTGATTCGCAGCCTTAGCGTACTGCGCCAGCGCTACGGCCATGTTGCGCTGAATTTCGGCGAGCCGATCGAGCTGATGCCGATGCTCGACGCCACCAGCAAAGACTGGCGCAATACCACCGGTGATGCGAACACGAAACCCGAATGGCTCAACAGTGTGGTCGACAAGCTGGCCGAACAGATCCAGATCAACATCAATCGCGCGGCAGACGTCAATCCGATCAACTTGCTGGCGCTGGCCCTGCTTTCCACGCCCAAGCATGCGATGGCGGAAAACGATCTGCTCACGCAATTGGAGTTAATGAAGTCACTGCTGCAAGAGCTGCCCTATTCGGATCGCATCACACTCACACCGATGGCACCCGATGCTATCGGCGCTTACGGCGAACAGATGGGCTGGATCACCCGCGTACGCCATCCGCTCGGCGACGTACTGACAGTGGAAAGCGAGTCGGCGGTGCTGCTGAGCTACTTCCGCAACAACGTGCAGCACCTCATTGCCCCAGCGGCATGGGTGGCCTGCTGCTTCCTCAACAACCGACGCATGACACGCGCCTCGATCCTGCGTTTGGGCCGCATCATTTATCCCTTTATCCGGGGCGAACTGTTCCTGCCCTGGGACAGCGAGGGCTTCGGCCAACAATTGCAGGCCACCGTCGATTTCTTCGTACGCCGAGGCCTGCTGGAAGCCCGCGGCGAAGGCCGCGTGCTGGAACGCGGCCCCGGGCAGGACGATGCGGCATATCAGCTTAAAGTGATCGCGCGCAGTCTGATCCAAGCCTTCGAACGCTACTACATCACCATTGCTGCCCTGGTGAAGAACGGCCCGCACACCATCTCCGCCGCCGAGCTGGAAAACATCTGCACGCTCACCGCACAGCGCCTGAGCCTGCTCAGCGAACTTTCGGCACCCGAATTTTTCGACAAAGCCCTGTTCCGCGGCTTTATCCATAAACTACGCGAACGCCGCGTGGTATGGACCGACGACGGGGGCAAACTCGACTACGATATAGCGCTGGAAGACATGGTGCGTGACGCCCGCGTCATCCTCTCCCGGGAAATGCGCCACTCCATTCTCAAGATCACCGGCGGCGATCCGGAGAAAGAATCAGCCCACCCTGCCGCTGCACCCGCAGAGCAACCCGTATCTGTGACGCAAACCGAGAGCGAAAAGCTTGGTGAGCAGCAGGAACTGCCGTTGAATACCAGCGAAGAGCTGCATGAGCGGCATGTCGCCACGGAGCGTCACGAGCATGAACGTGAGCATGCGCCGGTCGATCACGACAAGAACAGATAA
- a CDS encoding tail fiber protein, producing the protein MSDYFLGQIMLTSFGFSPRGFAQCNGQLLPINQNTALFSLLGTQFGGDGRVNFALPDMRGRTPVGAGPSADSAWQPTPYSVGQSLGVETVSLTTTNLPMHTHNVTNTAQNGVSRNPTNSLYGSFANEALYASAASGLSALNPAQVQNAGSGLPHNNMQPNLTINFNIALNGIYPSRG; encoded by the coding sequence ATGTCTGACTACTTTCTCGGACAGATCATGCTAACCAGCTTCGGCTTTTCACCGCGTGGTTTCGCCCAGTGCAATGGGCAGTTGCTCCCCATCAACCAGAACACAGCGTTGTTTTCGTTGCTGGGCACTCAGTTCGGAGGTGACGGTCGCGTGAATTTCGCGCTGCCTGATATGCGAGGGCGCACGCCCGTAGGCGCCGGCCCGTCAGCCGATAGCGCATGGCAACCAACACCTTATTCCGTCGGCCAGTCATTAGGCGTGGAAACGGTGAGCTTGACCACGACCAACCTTCCTATGCACACCCACAACGTGACCAATACCGCTCAAAATGGCGTTTCCCGCAATCCCACCAACTCGCTTTACGGCAGCTTTGCCAATGAGGCCCTTTATGCCAGCGCCGCATCGGGGCTGTCTGCACTGAATCCGGCGCAGGTGCAAAACGCCGGTTCCGGGCTGCCGCACAACAATATGCAACCGAACCTCACCATCAACTTCAATATTGCGTTGAACGGCATCTATCCATCGCGCGGTTGA